Proteins from a genomic interval of Verrucomicrobium sp.:
- a CDS encoding PEP-CTERM sorting domain-containing protein (PEP-CTERM proteins occur, often in large numbers, in the proteomes of bacteria that also encode an exosortase, a predicted intramembrane cysteine proteinase. The presence of a PEP-CTERM domain at a protein's C-terminus predicts cleavage within the sorting domain, followed by covalent anchoring to some some component of the (usually Gram-negative) cell surface. Many PEP-CTERM proteins exhibit an unusual sequence composition that includes large numbers of potential glycosylation sites. Expression of one such protein has been shown restore the ability of a bacterium to form floc, a type of biofilm.), protein MATFLALALPAHAVLLEYWDFNNEMAVFGSGYVGKFTTNGATAVTSGSNNGEIFNPTTRTLSSNSTMGAVFTNGLLDLSGVNGSGSGGSGVNGGATASPPVWGAYSDSTVNRLAGDTTTGGSFIMLNSGVMSNALTFTLSSTGYTSLTFSSAIRFSTSTTTALATITWAYSTDGTTWVTLTPSSGTPGINSAFGTVTLTLPTAVDNLATFYIKETYDFTSTSGSVAIDNVQLNGTAIAVPEPSSVALVIAGGTVLIWRLRRRSVFLS, encoded by the coding sequence GTGGCCACTTTCCTCGCGCTGGCGCTCCCCGCCCACGCCGTGCTGCTGGAATACTGGGATTTCAACAATGAGATGGCCGTTTTCGGCAGTGGGTACGTGGGCAAGTTCACGACCAATGGCGCGACGGCGGTGACCTCCGGCAGCAATAACGGGGAAATTTTCAATCCCACCACCCGCACCCTTTCCAGCAATTCCACGATGGGCGCGGTCTTCACCAACGGCTTGCTCGACCTTTCCGGCGTGAATGGCAGCGGCAGCGGCGGCAGCGGCGTCAACGGCGGCGCGACGGCCAGCCCGCCGGTCTGGGGCGCTTACAGCGATTCGACGGTCAACCGCCTGGCGGGAGACACGACGACCGGCGGTTCTTTCATCATGCTCAATTCCGGGGTCATGAGCAACGCGCTGACCTTTACCCTGAGCAGCACCGGCTACACGAGCCTGACGTTCTCCTCCGCGATCCGCTTCAGCACCAGCACGACGACGGCTCTGGCGACCATCACCTGGGCCTACAGCACGGACGGCACGACGTGGGTGACCTTGACGCCCAGCAGCGGCACGCCCGGCATCAACAGCGCGTTCGGCACGGTGACCCTGACCCTGCCGACGGCCGTCGACAACCTCGCGACGTTTTATATCAAGGAAACCTACGACTTCACCTCGACCAGCGGCAGCGTCGCCATCGACAACGTCCAGCTCAACGGCACCGCCATCGCCGTGCCGGAGCCTTCCTCCGTCGCCCTCGTCATCGCGGGCGGGACGGTGCTGATCTGGCGTCTGCGCCGCCGCTCCGTCTTCCTGTCCTAA
- a CDS encoding AraC family transcriptional regulator: MSRGFHHLRLEDWARLRVELAWIYEGPVENAYLEETSPHFGQSIFLIRQGGVKIVTDEGSAQAGPGDWVLPRQGARRQKFLADTRLLSVHLHLHWPGGKPLFDWPVALVFPSARFPRFEVKTRRLERFVQKEFPGAGHDLREKTASLQTDCRLRNYFSAWLEAFTGILEELHLEPSHMESIDARALAVAEYLDHISFSEPCREEILGARVGLSVSQLNRLFLRHFGLTPRRYFERRRLENALVQVRRSRPLKEIAYDLGFKSLPHFSYWFRQKTGHSPSSVRTKPK, from the coding sequence ATGAGTCGGGGCTTTCATCATTTGCGCCTGGAGGATTGGGCCCGCCTGCGGGTGGAGCTGGCCTGGATTTACGAGGGGCCCGTCGAGAACGCCTACCTGGAGGAAACTTCCCCCCACTTCGGCCAGTCGATCTTCCTCATCCGGCAGGGGGGGGTGAAGATCGTCACCGACGAAGGGAGCGCCCAGGCCGGGCCGGGCGATTGGGTGCTGCCGCGCCAGGGCGCCCGCCGCCAGAAGTTCCTGGCGGACACCCGGCTGCTTTCCGTCCACCTGCACCTCCACTGGCCCGGCGGCAAGCCGCTCTTCGACTGGCCCGTGGCGCTCGTCTTTCCCTCCGCCCGCTTTCCCCGCTTTGAGGTGAAGACGCGCCGCCTGGAGCGCTTCGTCCAAAAGGAGTTTCCCGGCGCGGGCCACGACCTGCGGGAAAAGACCGCCTCCCTCCAGACCGACTGCCGCCTGCGGAACTACTTCAGCGCCTGGCTCGAGGCCTTTACGGGCATTCTGGAGGAACTCCATTTGGAGCCGTCCCACATGGAATCGATCGACGCGCGCGCCCTGGCCGTCGCCGAATACCTCGACCATATTTCCTTCTCGGAACCGTGCCGGGAGGAGATCCTGGGCGCGCGGGTGGGCCTGAGCGTCAGCCAGCTCAACCGCCTGTTTCTCCGCCACTTCGGCCTGACGCCGCGCCGTTATTTTGAAAGGCGCCGGCTGGAAAACGCGCTCGTCCAAGTGCGCCGGAGCCGCCCCTTGAAGGAAATCGCTTACGACCTGGGTTTCAAATCGTTGCCGCACTTTTCGTACTGGTTTCGTCAAAAGACCGGGCATTCCCCCAGCAGCGTCCGTACTAAGCCGAAATGA
- a CDS encoding LacI family DNA-binding transcriptional regulator: MRPTPTIRQLALLAGVSRTTVSLSLRNHPSIPAATRERIQKLAQQEGYQIDPLVATLMTQLRIARRRRTQEKLVYLTSWNERDAWRASPNDAAFHEGAQIAAARLGYDVEHIWSQEPGLTGRRLSKILYTRGIRGVIIAPLPRPHQHIALEWPHFAAAAISETIIEPHLHRTTHSHGNGMKMMLQRLKEMGYQRIGLANLQEHERLVGHAWEAFYYVHHHSLPAAQRIPPLFLPTWEEKAFREWVRHHRPDVVVSNQLQPLHLLQACGHAVPDDIGYACLDLPAAQDAGIAGIDQLPRLVAAAAVDLVITQLQSNEFGVPHQPKIVQLDGCWRDGKTLRARTAAALATPK, encoded by the coding sequence ATGCGCCCCACGCCCACCATCCGCCAGCTCGCCCTTCTGGCCGGCGTCTCCCGCACGACGGTGTCGCTGAGCCTGCGCAATCACCCCAGCATTCCCGCCGCCACGCGGGAGCGCATCCAAAAGCTGGCGCAGCAGGAGGGCTACCAAATCGACCCCCTCGTCGCCACGCTGATGACGCAGCTGCGGATCGCCCGCCGGCGCCGCACACAGGAAAAGCTGGTCTACCTCACCTCCTGGAACGAGCGGGACGCCTGGCGCGCCTCGCCGAACGACGCCGCCTTCCACGAGGGGGCCCAGATCGCCGCCGCCCGCCTGGGCTACGACGTGGAGCACATTTGGAGCCAGGAGCCGGGCCTCACCGGCAGGCGCCTTAGCAAGATCCTCTACACGCGCGGCATCCGCGGCGTGATCATCGCCCCGCTCCCGCGCCCCCACCAGCACATCGCGCTGGAGTGGCCCCACTTCGCCGCCGCGGCGATCAGCGAGACGATCATCGAGCCCCACCTCCACCGCACCACCCACTCCCACGGCAACGGGATGAAGATGATGCTCCAGCGCCTCAAGGAAATGGGCTACCAGCGCATCGGCTTGGCGAATCTGCAGGAGCACGAGCGCCTGGTCGGCCACGCCTGGGAAGCATTCTATTACGTCCATCACCACTCCCTGCCCGCGGCCCAGCGGATCCCGCCCCTTTTCCTTCCGACCTGGGAAGAAAAGGCGTTCAGGGAATGGGTCCGCCACCACCGGCCGGACGTGGTGGTGAGCAACCAGCTCCAGCCGCTCCACCTCCTCCAAGCCTGCGGGCATGCCGTGCCGGACGACATCGGCTACGCGTGCCTGGACCTCCCCGCCGCGCAGGATGCGGGCATCGCGGGCATCGACCAGCTGCCGCGCCTCGTCGCGGCGGCGGCCGTCGACCTCGTCATCACCCAGCTGCAGAGCAACGAATTCGGCGTCCCGCACCAGCCCAAGATCGTCCAGCTCGACGGCTGCTGGCGGGACGGCAAGACGCTGCGGGCGCGCACCGCCGCCGCTTTGGCCACCCCTAAATAA
- a CDS encoding AraC family transcriptional regulator, which translates to MTNEENFLISSFGESKEIQKSPRYQWDNRRRENDSFVIFQYTHSGEGRMAFGGREYAVPRGHAFIALVPEASRYGYPASGREPWVFSWLNFYGGLALRLWGALREQSGPVVALAPATVREMEALIAKGRRRGWSHPYEASVAAYRFHLEVVRRLRAPEPAQPLARAAAYLRAHYQEPLRVKELAALAQMSREHFSRLFFKQMGESPAAFLRGLRMEAAARLLRSTRLPVAEVAFQCGFSSATKLGLFFRRRYGSTPMAYRRAAQRPPEPSPRPGRGRPQARKRGR; encoded by the coding sequence GTGACCAACGAAGAGAACTTTCTCATCTCCTCCTTTGGAGAGTCGAAAGAAATTCAAAAATCGCCCCGCTACCAGTGGGACAACCGGCGGCGTGAAAATGATTCATTTGTGATTTTTCAATACACGCATTCGGGGGAGGGGAGGATGGCCTTCGGCGGCCGGGAATACGCCGTTCCCCGCGGGCACGCCTTCATCGCCCTGGTGCCGGAGGCCAGCCGCTACGGCTACCCCGCCTCCGGGCGCGAGCCGTGGGTCTTTTCCTGGCTGAATTTCTACGGCGGGCTGGCCCTGCGGCTTTGGGGCGCGCTGCGGGAGCAGAGCGGGCCGGTGGTGGCCTTGGCCCCCGCCACGGTGCGGGAAATGGAGGCGCTGATCGCCAAGGGCCGCCGCCGCGGCTGGAGCCATCCTTATGAGGCGAGCGTGGCGGCCTACCGGTTTCACCTGGAGGTGGTGCGCCGGCTGCGGGCGCCGGAGCCCGCGCAGCCGCTGGCCCGGGCGGCCGCCTACCTGCGCGCCCACTACCAGGAGCCGCTGCGGGTGAAGGAGCTGGCCGCCCTGGCGCAGATGAGCCGGGAACATTTCAGCCGGCTCTTTTTCAAGCAGATGGGGGAAAGCCCCGCCGCGTTCCTGCGGGGCCTGCGGATGGAGGCGGCGGCGCGGCTCCTGCGCTCGACGCGGCTGCCGGTGGCGGAGGTGGCTTTCCAGTGCGGCTTTTCTTCGGCGACGAAGCTGGGCCTCTTTTTCCGCCGCCGCTACGGCAGCACGCCTATGGCGTACCGGCGGGCGGCGCAGCGGCCTCCGGAGCCTTCTCCGCGGCCGGGGCGGGGGCGGCCGCAGGCGCGGAAGCGGGGGCGCTGA
- a CDS encoding alpha-glucosidase/alpha-galactosidase encodes MSAKITLIGAGSVIFSKNLIGDILQFPELADSTLCLMDIDPQRLKIAELMTKRMIATLKVKAKVVATLSQREAVRGARYVICTVQVGGYKPGTVLDFEIPRKYGLLQTIGDTLGVGGVFRALRTIPVINRLAQDIKEVGAPGCILLNYTNPMAMNCRAVDRAVGIPHVGLCHSVQHTSQDLSKFLGVPWEETTYLVAGINHMAFFLKFEHKGRDLYPDLFALLNKRGFDKEKVRFEMMRRLGYFVTESSEHQSEYTPYFIHHGKKVIDSFDIPIDEYLRRCQWAISSWKQTEKELLGDDKGIPIQPQTFEYGSYIIHSCETNTPRVIYGNVPNRGLIDNLPAGACVEVPCLVDAQGIQPTHVGPLPPQLAAICQTNINVQELTVEAALTKKREHIYHAVMLDPHTSAVLPLDKIWAMCDDLIAAHQKHGLLGQFTESVRGAAARRAKPAAKAKTAAKAKRRTPVLA; translated from the coding sequence ATGAGCGCGAAAATCACCCTCATCGGGGCGGGATCGGTCATTTTCTCCAAGAACCTGATCGGAGACATCCTCCAGTTCCCCGAGCTGGCCGACTCCACCCTCTGCCTCATGGACATCGACCCCCAGCGGCTGAAAATCGCGGAGCTGATGACCAAGCGGATGATCGCCACGCTCAAGGTGAAGGCGAAGGTCGTCGCCACCTTAAGCCAGCGGGAGGCCGTCCGCGGCGCCCGCTACGTCATCTGCACCGTGCAGGTGGGCGGCTACAAGCCGGGCACCGTCCTCGACTTCGAAATCCCGCGCAAATACGGCCTCCTCCAGACCATCGGGGACACCCTGGGCGTGGGCGGCGTCTTCCGCGCCCTGCGCACCATCCCGGTCATCAACCGCCTCGCCCAGGACATCAAGGAAGTCGGCGCGCCGGGCTGCATCCTGCTCAACTACACCAACCCCATGGCCATGAACTGCCGCGCCGTCGACCGCGCGGTGGGCATCCCCCACGTCGGCCTCTGCCACTCCGTCCAGCACACCTCCCAGGACCTCTCCAAATTCCTGGGCGTGCCCTGGGAGGAAACCACCTACCTGGTGGCCGGCATCAACCACATGGCCTTCTTCCTCAAATTCGAGCACAAGGGCCGCGACCTCTACCCGGACCTCTTCGCCCTGCTGAACAAGCGCGGCTTCGACAAGGAAAAGGTCCGCTTCGAAATGATGCGCCGCCTCGGCTACTTCGTCACCGAGTCGAGCGAGCACCAGAGCGAATACACCCCCTACTTCATCCACCACGGCAAGAAGGTCATCGACTCCTTCGACATCCCCATCGACGAATACCTCCGCCGCTGCCAGTGGGCCATCAGCAGCTGGAAACAGACGGAAAAGGAACTGCTGGGCGACGACAAGGGCATCCCCATCCAGCCCCAGACCTTCGAATACGGCTCCTACATCATCCACTCCTGCGAGACGAACACCCCCCGCGTCATCTACGGCAACGTTCCCAACCGCGGCCTCATCGACAACCTCCCGGCGGGCGCCTGCGTCGAGGTCCCCTGCTTGGTCGACGCCCAGGGCATCCAGCCCACCCACGTCGGCCCGCTGCCGCCGCAGCTCGCCGCCATCTGCCAGACGAACATCAACGTCCAGGAGCTGACCGTGGAGGCCGCCCTCACCAAGAAGCGGGAACACATCTACCACGCCGTCATGCTCGATCCCCACACCTCCGCCGTCCTCCCCCTGGACAAGATCTGGGCCATGTGCGACGACCTCATCGCCGCGCACCAGAAGCACGGCCTGCTGGGCCAGTTCACCGAAAGCGTCCGGGGAGCCGCCGCCCGCCGCGCCAAACCCGCGGCGAAGGCCAAGACCGCCGCAAAAGCCAAGCGCCGGACACCCGTCCTCGCCTAA
- a CDS encoding SGNH/GDSL hydrolase family protein, translating into MPLLIPPSAKLLMIGDSITDAGREKPVAEGLFDPLGRGYVTMVEAVLGAFRPRNQIRIVNMGTSGDTVRDLKARWKTDVLDLKPTWLSVMIGINDVWRQFDSPKRAEIQVLPAEYEKTLDALLRKTKPLLDGLVLMTPFYLEPSLKDPMRRRMDEYGAIVKKLAARHGAVFVDTQAAFDRALEGGHSAALAWDRVHPNQAGHMILARAFLEAVGFDWT; encoded by the coding sequence ATGCCCTTGCTGATTCCCCCGAGCGCCAAGCTTCTCATGATCGGCGATTCCATCACCGACGCGGGCCGGGAGAAGCCGGTGGCGGAGGGGCTTTTCGATCCTCTGGGGCGCGGCTACGTGACGATGGTGGAGGCGGTCTTGGGCGCTTTCCGGCCCCGGAACCAAATTCGAATCGTCAACATGGGGACGAGCGGCGACACGGTGCGCGACCTGAAGGCGCGCTGGAAGACCGATGTCCTGGACCTCAAGCCGACGTGGCTCTCTGTGATGATCGGGATCAACGATGTCTGGCGGCAGTTCGATTCGCCGAAGCGGGCGGAGATCCAGGTGCTGCCCGCGGAGTATGAGAAGACGCTCGACGCGCTTTTGCGGAAGACGAAGCCGCTCCTGGACGGGCTGGTGTTGATGACGCCCTTTTACCTGGAGCCCAGTCTTAAAGACCCGATGCGGCGGCGCATGGACGAATATGGCGCGATCGTGAAGAAGCTGGCTGCCCGGCACGGGGCGGTTTTCGTCGACACGCAGGCAGCCTTTGACCGCGCCTTGGAAGGGGGGCATTCCGCCGCGCTGGCGTGGGACCGGGTCCACCCGAACCAGGCGGGCCACATGATTTTGGCCCGGGCCTTCCTGGAGGCGGTGGGGTTCGACTGGACCTAG
- a CDS encoding rhodanese-like domain-containing protein, which yields MATFLTVQDFQNASAQEKGVLIDVRTPGEYASGHVPEAVNVPLKEVRAESIRARFGDQPIHFVCQSGSRSEQAANILERAGLKRVYSLDGGTEAFKKAGVSLETGSSPAAAHNSAPAPATAAAPVPRTRPPAYLLYPESLKKENWVALRAAQEAWREAHPQPKPAEVVHHDLPDNEGWHTNGKGVKSRPERLAALHDGFSGERIPKETALPGGLSAARTL from the coding sequence ATGGCCACCTTCCTCACCGTCCAAGATTTTCAAAACGCCTCCGCACAGGAAAAAGGCGTCCTCATCGATGTCCGCACCCCGGGCGAATACGCCTCCGGCCACGTGCCGGAAGCCGTGAACGTCCCCCTCAAGGAAGTGCGCGCCGAATCGATCCGCGCCCGCTTCGGCGACCAGCCCATCCACTTCGTCTGCCAAAGCGGGAGCCGCTCGGAACAGGCGGCGAACATCCTGGAACGGGCGGGCTTGAAGAGGGTGTACAGCCTCGACGGAGGGACCGAGGCCTTTAAAAAGGCCGGGGTTTCCCTGGAAACCGGCTCCTCCCCGGCCGCGGCGCACAATTCCGCCCCGGCTCCCGCGACCGCCGCGGCTCCCGTGCCCCGGACGCGCCCGCCCGCCTACCTCCTTTATCCCGAATCCCTAAAAAAGGAAAACTGGGTCGCCCTGCGGGCCGCCCAGGAAGCCTGGCGGGAAGCCCATCCGCAGCCCAAGCCCGCCGAAGTCGTCCATCACGACCTCCCGGACAACGAAGGCTGGCACACGAACGGGAAGGGCGTGAAATCCCGTCCCGAACGGCTGGCGGCGCTCCACGACGGGTTTTCCGGAGAACGCATTCCGAAGGAAACCGCCCTTCCCGGCGGCCTTTCCGCGGCGCGGACTCTCTAA